In Bremerella alba, one DNA window encodes the following:
- a CDS encoding DUF1553 domain-containing protein, with product MKSVFYAYVALFCIALLTTSAPAEENEIDFGRDIRPILSGKCFHCHGPDPESREAGLRLDLEDAAKAELDSGLAAIVPGNVDESELFARVIAEDEFTRMPPPEIGKALSDREVQLIRKWIDQGAPFAPHWSFEPPKKHAPPTVENADWVKNDIDAFIFKHLADEGLTPNQEADRYALSRRLSFALTGLPLSIAETDAFVHDESPDAYEKLVDRLLVDPAYGERWGRVWLDIARYADSMGYEKDSPRNIWPYRDWVIRAINENKPFDQFSIEQLAGDLLPAPTQEQLVATAFHRNTMTNTEGGTNDEEFRNAAVVDRVNTTLQAWMGLTMECAQCHTHKYDPITHQEYFEFFAIFNQTEDADRNDESPLHRWFTEEQKTQQASIDSQIEEAKAKLKKILEDSTNVALSESVPNLGRYVRVENVADSGFLHIAEVQVFSAENNIALNGKASQSSVDYNAPPNLAIDGNTNGHFANAMSTTHTKQEKNPWWEVDLGTNATIDKVVIWNRTDGDLFNRMKSCRVIILDENRQPVWAGRVDSPFNPSAEFIPPLSVDGMDERARTELAAYLKSNSPELEKQNKHIATLEKKRDGIKPITTPMMKQLPTEKYRKTHIQIRGNYQSHGDEVGPRVLGSFHAFPEGAQVDRLSMAKWLVSKENPLTARVVVNRHWEQLFGIGIVETSEDFGSQGELPTHPRLLDTLAVELMQHDWDTKWLVKQIVMSQAFRQSAKTTPEKLERDARNQWVSRGPRVRLSAEMVRDQALAASGLLSEKMFGPAVRPPRPNLGLKAAFGGATDWTTSSGEDRYRRGLYTMWRRTTPYPSMATFDAPSREVCTIRRITTNTPLQALVTLNDPVYIEAAQALGRQVWEQKELSLEEQIVDAFRRVLKRKPSDQEESRLIQLYDLAKSRYAAMPEEATKLATDPLGPLPEGASAQELAAWTILGNVLLNLDETLNR from the coding sequence ATGAAATCCGTTTTCTATGCCTATGTGGCTCTCTTCTGCATCGCGTTGCTGACTACCTCAGCACCGGCAGAGGAGAACGAAATTGACTTTGGTCGTGACATTCGCCCGATCTTGTCAGGCAAGTGCTTTCATTGCCACGGCCCTGATCCCGAGTCGCGCGAGGCCGGTTTGCGTCTGGATCTTGAGGATGCCGCCAAGGCTGAACTCGATAGCGGCTTGGCCGCGATCGTGCCTGGCAATGTCGACGAAAGCGAGTTGTTCGCTCGTGTCATTGCGGAGGATGAGTTTACACGGATGCCGCCACCCGAGATTGGCAAAGCACTTTCCGATCGGGAAGTGCAGCTGATTCGCAAATGGATCGATCAAGGGGCCCCATTCGCACCACACTGGTCGTTCGAGCCTCCTAAGAAGCACGCACCACCAACGGTCGAGAACGCGGACTGGGTGAAAAACGACATTGACGCGTTTATCTTCAAGCATCTCGCGGACGAAGGTCTTACTCCGAATCAGGAGGCCGATCGGTATGCATTGTCGCGTCGTCTTTCCTTTGCCTTGACCGGCCTTCCGTTATCGATCGCTGAGACCGATGCATTCGTCCATGACGAGTCGCCGGATGCGTACGAAAAACTGGTCGACCGTCTGCTGGTCGATCCGGCCTATGGCGAACGCTGGGGACGTGTCTGGCTGGACATTGCTCGATACGCCGATTCGATGGGGTATGAAAAAGACAGTCCGCGAAACATTTGGCCGTATCGCGACTGGGTGATCCGAGCGATTAACGAGAACAAGCCGTTCGATCAGTTCAGTATCGAACAACTCGCGGGCGACTTGCTGCCCGCCCCGACACAAGAACAGCTCGTTGCCACCGCTTTTCATCGCAACACGATGACCAATACCGAGGGGGGCACCAACGACGAAGAGTTCCGCAATGCGGCGGTGGTCGATCGAGTGAATACGACCCTTCAGGCCTGGATGGGACTGACGATGGAGTGTGCTCAGTGCCACACGCACAAGTACGACCCGATCACGCATCAGGAATACTTCGAGTTTTTCGCGATCTTCAATCAAACCGAAGACGCCGATCGCAATGACGAATCGCCACTGCATCGATGGTTCACCGAAGAGCAAAAAACGCAGCAGGCCAGCATCGATTCGCAAATTGAAGAAGCGAAAGCGAAGTTGAAGAAGATTCTGGAAGATTCGACTAACGTCGCCTTGTCGGAGAGTGTTCCTAACTTGGGTCGCTACGTGCGTGTTGAGAACGTCGCCGATAGTGGCTTTTTACATATCGCGGAAGTGCAAGTCTTCTCTGCGGAAAACAATATTGCCCTCAACGGCAAGGCTTCCCAAAGCAGCGTCGACTATAACGCCCCACCTAACCTGGCTATCGATGGCAATACCAACGGCCACTTTGCCAATGCGATGAGTACGACCCACACCAAGCAAGAGAAAAACCCTTGGTGGGAAGTCGATCTGGGGACGAATGCTACGATCGATAAGGTCGTCATTTGGAATCGGACCGACGGAGACTTGTTCAATCGTATGAAGTCTTGTCGTGTAATCATTCTGGATGAAAACCGCCAACCGGTGTGGGCCGGAAGGGTCGATTCGCCTTTCAACCCGAGTGCCGAATTCATTCCTCCACTATCCGTAGATGGCATGGACGAGCGGGCTCGGACCGAACTGGCCGCCTACCTGAAAAGCAACTCTCCAGAGCTAGAGAAGCAGAACAAACACATCGCGACCCTGGAAAAGAAACGCGACGGCATCAAGCCGATCACCACGCCGATGATGAAGCAGTTGCCCACCGAAAAGTACCGTAAGACGCACATCCAGATTCGCGGCAACTATCAATCACATGGCGATGAAGTAGGCCCCCGTGTGCTGGGCAGTTTCCATGCTTTCCCCGAAGGCGCTCAGGTCGATCGTCTGTCGATGGCCAAGTGGCTTGTCAGCAAGGAGAACCCACTGACGGCCCGCGTTGTCGTGAATCGGCACTGGGAACAACTCTTTGGCATTGGCATCGTCGAAACCAGCGAAGACTTTGGTTCGCAGGGAGAATTGCCGACCCATCCGAGGCTGCTAGATACCCTTGCCGTCGAATTGATGCAGCATGACTGGGATACGAAGTGGTTGGTTAAGCAGATCGTGATGAGCCAGGCATTTCGCCAGTCGGCCAAGACAACGCCTGAGAAGTTGGAGCGAGATGCTCGAAATCAGTGGGTATCACGTGGTCCGCGAGTGCGATTGTCGGCTGAAATGGTTCGCGATCAGGCCCTTGCAGCCAGTGGCCTTCTTAGTGAAAAAATGTTCGGACCAGCGGTCCGTCCGCCACGACCTAACCTCGGACTCAAGGCGGCCTTTGGCGGAGCGACCGACTGGACAACAAGTTCCGGTGAAGACCGTTATCGCCGCGGCCTTTACACGATGTGGCGACGAACGACCCCCTATCCTTCGATGGCTACATTCGACGCACCCAGCCGAGAAGTCTGTACTATTCGCCGCATCACGACCAACACGCCACTGCAGGCCTTGGTGACTCTGAACGACCCTGTGTATATCGAAGCGGCCCAGGCCCTCGGTCGCCAGGTTTGGGAGCAGAAAGAGCTCTCTTTAGAGGAGCAGATTGTGGATGCATTCCGCCGCGTTTTGAAGCGTAAACCGAGCGACCAAGAGGAGTCACGGCTGATTCAGCTTTATGATTTGGCCAAGTCTCGATATGCGGCCATGCCGGAGGAAGCGACAAAACTGGCGACCGACCCGCTGGGGCCGCTGCCCGAAGGGGCCTCAGCCCAGGAGCTTGCTGCTTGGACCATTCTGGGAAATGTGCTGTTGAATCTGGATGAAACGCTGAATCGATAA